In a genomic window of Brockia lithotrophica:
- the sppA gene encoding signal peptide peptidase SppA, whose product MRKEIVAFVLAVFALGVLVNLALSSRPASSEGVDGEALFFGKRSVNIAGLGGDYAEVTVSGEGNKKKIALLALDQPIDTGTAVSSTGLTVEDFVSVLAKAKKDDAVKAAVLYVNSPGGSVYESYLLSQAVKDFRESGKPLYVSIGGMGASGAYYTSAFAQKIFATPESLVGSIGVIAEVPVVTGLMDKVGIRVYTFKTGEYKDSGSPFRDMDDKDRAYVQGIIDDMFHRFIQTVSEGRGIPAETVRTFADGRVFPAAEAQRLGLVDGIASLEQVIRLAEAEAKISEGKAKIVTYTPKRDLFDLLSTLPAFPLANFTLSLPPERIASPLREGFVLKPGKFYYLAPEVAYRWMYR is encoded by the coding sequence GTGCGTAAGGAGATCGTCGCGTTCGTGCTCGCCGTATTTGCCCTTGGCGTACTCGTGAACCTCGCCCTTTCTTCGCGCCCTGCGTCGTCCGAGGGAGTTGACGGAGAGGCTTTGTTCTTCGGCAAGAGGTCCGTAAACATCGCCGGTCTGGGCGGAGACTACGCGGAGGTCACTGTATCCGGCGAGGGCAACAAGAAAAAGATCGCCCTCCTCGCCTTGGATCAACCCATCGACACGGGTACGGCCGTCTCTTCTACGGGCCTCACCGTAGAGGACTTCGTATCGGTGCTCGCAAAGGCGAAGAAAGACGACGCCGTGAAGGCCGCCGTCCTCTACGTAAATTCTCCCGGGGGTAGTGTCTACGAGTCGTACCTCCTCTCTCAGGCGGTCAAGGACTTCCGGGAGTCGGGGAAACCCCTGTACGTGAGCATAGGAGGGATGGGCGCCTCGGGGGCGTACTACACGAGCGCGTTTGCCCAAAAGATCTTCGCCACCCCGGAGTCTCTCGTGGGGAGCATCGGAGTGATCGCCGAGGTTCCCGTAGTCACGGGCCTTATGGACAAAGTGGGGATCCGAGTATACACGTTCAAGACGGGGGAGTACAAGGATTCCGGTTCGCCCTTCCGCGATATGGACGACAAAGACCGTGCCTATGTCCAGGGAATTATCGACGACATGTTCCACCGCTTCATCCAAACGGTTTCCGAAGGCCGAGGGATTCCCGCAGAGACCGTGCGGACCTTTGCGGATGGCCGGGTGTTTCCGGCGGCAGAAGCGCAAAGGCTCGGCCTCGTCGACGGTATCGCTTCCTTGGAGCAGGTGATCCGCCTGGCGGAAGCGGAGGCAAAGATTTCCGAGGGAAAGGCAAAGATCGTCACATATACCCCTAAACGCGATCTCTTCGACCTCCTCTCCACGCTCCCCGCCTTTCCCCTAGCGAACTTCACCCTTTCCCTTCCCCCGGAACGAATTGCATCCCCGTTGCGAGAAGGCTTCGTGCTCAAGCCCGGGAAGTTCTACTACCTCGCGCCGGAGGTGGCCTATCGATGGATGTACCGGTAA
- a CDS encoding inositol monophosphatase family protein, translating into MQKLLDEVVRVAREAGQMARAAREIRTLQVMMKSSPQDLVTEVDREIEAHVVERLSRILPEAGFLAEEGTVREGSDANLVWVIDPIDGTTNYIHHGRFFCTSIALVRDGVPVLGVIYDPIHEEMFTAMRGAGARLNGFPLSVHRERRLHEALLATNMLWTQSFGTHEVREVLGTLLRRSRGIRSLGAAALEIAYVASGRFDAYLSMRLSPWDFAAGVLLVEEAGGVATDFYGGSLDVLRKPSAGFLVAAPRVGEDIAVLFAEAMRR; encoded by the coding sequence GTGCAAAAGCTTTTGGACGAAGTCGTCCGCGTAGCCCGCGAGGCCGGCCAGATGGCGCGCGCGGCCCGGGAAATCCGCACACTCCAGGTCATGATGAAAAGCTCCCCCCAAGACCTCGTCACGGAAGTCGACCGGGAAATCGAGGCCCACGTCGTCGAACGCCTCTCCCGCATCCTTCCGGAAGCGGGCTTTCTCGCGGAAGAAGGGACCGTGCGCGAGGGAAGCGACGCGAACCTCGTTTGGGTGATCGATCCCATCGACGGAACGACGAACTACATTCACCACGGGCGGTTCTTCTGCACGTCGATCGCCCTCGTCCGCGACGGGGTGCCCGTCCTCGGCGTGATCTACGACCCCATCCACGAAGAGATGTTCACGGCGATGCGCGGCGCGGGTGCTCGCCTGAACGGGTTTCCCCTTTCCGTACATCGCGAACGTCGCCTGCACGAGGCGCTCCTCGCCACGAATATGCTCTGGACGCAGAGCTTTGGCACGCACGAGGTGCGCGAGGTTCTCGGAACCTTGCTCAGGCGAAGCCGCGGAATCCGTTCCTTGGGAGCTGCGGCGTTGGAGATCGCCTACGTGGCTTCGGGGCGCTTCGATGCCTACCTGAGCATGCGCCTTTCTCCTTGGGACTTCGCCGCCGGAGTCCTCCTCGTGGAAGAAGCCGGCGGAGTGGCGACGGATTTTTACGGTGGCTCCCTCGACGTCTTGCGAAAGCCCTCTGCCGGGTTTCTCGTCGCGGCTCCGCGCGTCGGAGAAGACATCGCCGTACTCTTTGCAGAAGCCATGAGGCGATAG
- a CDS encoding globin-coupled sensor protein yields the protein MRIRFRKGAQREVNGKKVPPGVLDVRAGFPGIETVVGLLGLTAHDLGVLHAVGPLVRPRLREVVGVFYDTHVYRIPELKTLIDRHTTLDRLKATLHEHLEDLFAGRVDGEYFARRQAVVAAHQRIDLPLDVYLASFSVLYATFLRILETIPAHDLPAPPEAVRLALYRILLLEMILVRRGYQELKDAKIRAAESAKEAAREELLRTAERLTAVSEETGAALEELGREVEVLRELSTKSHTLAAKSAESSRHGLERLRQTESAAAELEGRMQAIAEKANDLGELSRDIGPLAEIIRAIAEDTNLLALNAAIEAARAGEHGRGFAVVAQEVRRLADDTKDQLRLVEERVKRAQVSVQSVTKAVEEAQQALKASRERLREIGGALAEISRHMEEGRAAAAHTEESTERFAHALHDVAAAAEELVRLAEELARSKDLLGKNA from the coding sequence GTGCGGATTCGTTTCCGGAAGGGCGCGCAACGAGAGGTAAACGGAAAGAAGGTACCCCCGGGAGTACTCGACGTACGCGCGGGATTTCCCGGTATCGAAACCGTCGTCGGGCTCCTGGGGCTTACCGCGCACGACCTGGGGGTCTTGCACGCCGTAGGTCCTCTCGTCCGCCCTCGCCTGCGCGAGGTGGTGGGCGTCTTTTACGACACGCACGTGTACCGGATCCCGGAACTCAAAACCCTCATCGACCGCCACACGACGCTCGATCGCCTCAAGGCGACCCTACACGAACACCTCGAAGACCTCTTCGCCGGACGCGTGGATGGGGAGTACTTTGCGCGGCGGCAGGCGGTCGTAGCCGCGCACCAGCGGATCGACCTCCCCCTCGACGTATACCTCGCCTCGTTTTCCGTCCTCTACGCAACCTTTCTCCGGATCTTGGAGACGATCCCCGCGCACGATCTTCCCGCACCGCCGGAGGCGGTCCGCCTCGCCCTGTACAGGATTCTCCTTTTGGAGATGATCCTCGTCCGCCGCGGCTACCAAGAACTGAAGGATGCAAAGATTCGTGCGGCAGAGAGTGCCAAAGAAGCCGCGCGCGAAGAGCTCCTCCGCACGGCGGAACGGCTCACCGCGGTTTCGGAGGAAACCGGTGCCGCACTTGAAGAGCTCGGCCGCGAGGTGGAAGTCCTCAGAGAACTGAGCACCAAGAGCCACACCCTCGCCGCGAAAAGTGCCGAAAGCTCTCGACACGGCCTCGAAAGGCTTCGGCAGACGGAGTCCGCGGCCGCGGAGCTCGAAGGGCGGATGCAGGCGATCGCCGAAAAGGCGAACGACCTGGGGGAACTCTCACGGGACATCGGTCCGCTCGCGGAGATCATCCGCGCCATCGCCGAAGACACGAACCTCCTCGCCCTCAACGCCGCCATCGAAGCGGCGCGGGCCGGCGAGCACGGGCGGGGATTTGCCGTGGTCGCCCAAGAAGTCCGCCGCCTCGCCGACGACACGAAGGACCAGCTGCGCCTCGTAGAAGAACGGGTGAAGCGGGCGCAAGTTTCCGTACAAAGCGTGACGAAGGCCGTAGAGGAGGCGCAACAGGCACTCAAGGCGTCGCGCGAACGCCTCCGGGAAATCGGGGGAGCCCTTGCCGAGATCTCCCGCCACATGGAGGAGGGACGTGCGGCGGCGGCGCACACCGAAGAGAGCACCGAGCGCTTCGCGCACGCCCTGCACGACGTCGCCGCCGCCGCCGAAGAACTCGTGAGGCTCGCCGAAGAGCTCGCCCGAAGCAAAGACCTACTCGGAAAAAACGCCTGA
- a CDS encoding queuosine precursor transporter, whose protein sequence is MRFRRPSYVGLDPYPLDPPGRRLLVLVGFFVTFSLVSNVTASKIVDFHITYASAAVVFYPPTFFLADTIAEVWGKPVARRIIWLGLAANFTASLMYLLAVAFPPAPFYADQEAYAAVLGSAPRIAVASMTAYTVSQLLDVSLFLYIRRLTRGRHLWLRNNVAVLVSQLVDTTLFSFVAFLGRAPVSAIWEIIATEYTIKVLLTLLGTPVTYLLVGWARGVFLNFSRKLPKQENEA, encoded by the coding sequence GTGCGCTTTCGGCGCCCGTCGTACGTAGGCCTCGACCCGTACCCCCTCGACCCGCCGGGACGGCGACTCCTCGTCCTGGTGGGCTTTTTCGTCACCTTTTCCCTCGTGAGCAACGTCACGGCTTCCAAAATCGTCGACTTCCACATCACGTACGCATCCGCCGCCGTCGTCTTTTATCCGCCGACGTTTTTCCTCGCGGACACGATCGCCGAAGTCTGGGGAAAGCCCGTGGCGCGGCGGATCATCTGGCTCGGGCTCGCCGCAAACTTCACGGCCTCCCTCATGTACCTCCTCGCCGTCGCCTTCCCCCCTGCGCCGTTTTACGCAGACCAAGAGGCCTACGCCGCCGTCCTGGGAAGCGCGCCGCGAATCGCCGTCGCCTCGATGACCGCCTACACCGTCTCCCAACTTCTCGACGTGAGCCTCTTTTTGTACATTCGCCGCCTCACCCGCGGCCGCCACCTCTGGCTGCGCAACAACGTCGCCGTGCTCGTAAGTCAGCTCGTAGACACGACGCTCTTCAGTTTCGTCGCCTTTCTCGGCCGGGCGCCGGTTTCGGCGATCTGGGAGATCATCGCCACCGAATACACGATCAAAGTCCTCCTCACCCTCCTGGGCACGCCCGTCACCTACCTCCTCGTCGGCTGGGCCCGCGGCGTGTTCCTCAACTTTTCGCGAAAACTTCCGAAACAAGAAAACGAAGCCTGA
- a CDS encoding YqgQ family protein, translated as MSAGTSDSILYVRELLARFGARIYLGNRRWELELMEEELDELFESGLVMREEYLKAKRILSRELRELDRPFDASESPGEGDVPP; from the coding sequence GTGAGCGCGGGAACTTCAGATTCGATCCTCTACGTCCGAGAACTCTTGGCGCGCTTCGGCGCGCGGATCTACCTCGGAAATCGCCGGTGGGAGCTCGAACTCATGGAGGAGGAACTGGACGAGCTCTTCGAGAGTGGCCTCGTTATGCGCGAAGAGTACCTAAAGGCCAAACGCATTCTCTCCCGAGAACTCCGAGAGCTCGACCGCCCTTTTGATGCCTCGGAATCCCCGGGAGAGGGGGACGTGCCTCCGTAA
- a CDS encoding RsmB/NOP family class I SAM-dependent RNA methyltransferase: MAEPHSTTDFAALLPSAFVRRMRALLGPEAEEFFRALHRQPARGIRFNTLKVPLEEVEHRARRLPFDLTPVPWCPEGFVVPPGVRPGLHPYHALGVYYIQDPSAMFPVVLLEPRPGERVLDLAAAPGGKATHIAARLNRQGLLVANDAKRERAHVLVQNLTLFGVPNALVTVEQPRRLARRWPERFDAVLVDAPCSGEGLFRREPDARAYWSEGRILREQKLQLELLDAAARLVRPGGRIVYSTCTFAPEEDEEVVARFLEAHPEFAVVPLSFAERERLGLRGSEAFPPLSSEDAVRLWPHRVEGDGHFVARLAKLEKSDFAEEDAEADTAPPPRKFAATKEEYRARRKAAELFSNFLAEVGADAWEALRFVPSDRIYLRDEEVFLLPDLWGDAESFLRDVAGMRVLLPGLFLGRVRGDRFLPEHALAAALPQDLLGRVRGIRIDEKALIRYLRGEELAFPGETDGHALLVYDDFPAGWVRLRAGTGKNLYPKSLRRDLSAAYDGDP; this comes from the coding sequence ATGGCAGAACCGCATTCGACGACCGACTTCGCTGCACTCCTCCCCAGCGCCTTTGTCCGTAGGATGCGCGCCCTCCTCGGCCCGGAAGCCGAGGAGTTCTTCCGCGCCCTTCACCGTCAGCCCGCACGAGGCATTCGCTTCAATACGCTCAAAGTACCCTTGGAAGAGGTCGAACACCGCGCACGGCGGCTCCCCTTCGACCTCACGCCCGTCCCCTGGTGCCCAGAAGGTTTTGTCGTTCCCCCGGGCGTCCGGCCGGGGCTGCACCCGTACCACGCCCTCGGAGTTTACTACATCCAGGACCCCTCGGCGATGTTCCCCGTCGTCCTCCTCGAGCCACGGCCCGGGGAACGCGTGCTCGACCTCGCCGCCGCACCTGGAGGGAAGGCGACGCACATCGCCGCCCGCCTGAACCGGCAGGGGCTCCTCGTGGCAAACGACGCGAAGCGGGAGCGCGCCCACGTCCTCGTACAGAACCTCACGCTCTTCGGCGTCCCGAACGCCCTCGTCACCGTCGAACAACCCCGACGGCTCGCCCGGCGGTGGCCGGAGCGATTTGACGCCGTGCTCGTCGACGCTCCCTGCTCGGGAGAGGGGCTCTTCCGACGTGAGCCAGACGCGCGGGCGTACTGGAGCGAAGGGCGGATCCTCCGAGAACAAAAGCTCCAGCTCGAGCTCCTCGACGCCGCAGCCCGCCTCGTGCGCCCCGGAGGGCGCATCGTGTACAGTACGTGCACCTTTGCCCCCGAAGAAGACGAGGAAGTCGTCGCCCGCTTTCTCGAAGCGCACCCGGAATTCGCGGTCGTGCCTTTGTCCTTTGCCGAACGCGAACGGTTAGGGCTACGGGGAAGCGAGGCGTTCCCCCCTTTGTCTTCGGAAGACGCGGTACGCCTCTGGCCGCACCGCGTGGAAGGAGACGGTCACTTCGTCGCCCGCCTCGCAAAGCTCGAAAAAAGTGACTTCGCCGAAGAAGACGCGGAAGCAGACACCGCACCTCCGCCCCGCAAATTCGCAGCGACGAAGGAAGAATATCGCGCCCGGCGCAAAGCCGCCGAGCTTTTTTCCAACTTCCTCGCGGAGGTGGGTGCCGACGCGTGGGAAGCCTTGCGGTTCGTCCCTTCGGATCGGATCTACCTGCGGGACGAGGAGGTGTTCCTTCTCCCCGACCTCTGGGGCGACGCAGAATCCTTTCTGCGCGACGTGGCGGGGATGCGCGTGCTGCTCCCCGGGCTCTTCCTCGGGCGGGTTCGCGGCGACCGCTTCCTCCCCGAACACGCCCTCGCCGCGGCACTCCCGCAAGACCTCCTGGGGCGCGTGCGCGGCATCCGCATAGACGAAAAGGCGCTCATCCGCTACCTCCGCGGAGAAGAACTCGCGTTTCCGGGGGAAACCGACGGCCACGCCCTCCTCGTGTACGACGACTTCCCCGCGGGTTGGGTGCGCCTTCGGGCGGGTACCGGCAAAAACCTCTACCCCAAGTCCCTCCGCCGCGACCTCTCGGCCGCCTACGACGGAGATCCGTAA
- the pdo gene encoding protein disulfide oxidoreductase, producing the protein MGLIGEKDKQTIRGWFSQMTQDVYIKFFWSNLENKDFGEATKQILEELSELTDKLHVSYYNAADDEAQEEIRRYNVEKFPAIVFVREDGTDTGVRFCGIPSGYEFTSLIEDIIDLGTGKNMLQPSTLKALEAVDKPVHIQVFVTPTCPYCPRAVRIAHAMAMANPHIRADMVEATEFPELADRYGVYGVPKTVINDVEEQEGAVPENIIAQKILSAIQAVEL; encoded by the coding sequence ATGGGGCTCATCGGGGAAAAGGACAAACAGACGATCCGCGGATGGTTCTCCCAAATGACACAGGACGTGTACATCAAGTTCTTCTGGAGCAACCTGGAGAACAAGGACTTCGGAGAGGCGACCAAGCAAATCCTCGAAGAACTCTCCGAGCTCACGGATAAGCTCCACGTCTCCTACTACAACGCCGCGGACGACGAGGCGCAGGAGGAAATCCGGCGCTACAACGTGGAAAAGTTTCCGGCGATCGTCTTCGTTCGGGAAGACGGGACGGACACGGGCGTCCGCTTCTGCGGGATCCCCTCGGGGTACGAATTCACCTCGCTCATCGAAGACATCATCGACCTCGGCACGGGCAAGAACATGCTCCAACCGTCTACGCTCAAGGCGCTTGAGGCCGTCGACAAGCCCGTGCACATCCAAGTGTTCGTCACCCCCACCTGTCCCTACTGCCCGCGGGCGGTGCGGATCGCGCACGCGATGGCCATGGCCAACCCGCACATCCGCGCCGACATGGTGGAGGCGACGGAATTCCCCGAGCTCGCCGATCGCTACGGCGTGTACGGCGTACCTAAGACCGTGATCAACGACGTCGAGGAACAAGAGGGCGCCGTACCCGAGAACATCATCGCGCAGAAGATCCTCTCGGCAATTCAGGCGGTCGAACTGTAA
- a CDS encoding uracil-DNA glycosylase has product MPVFANDWQDLLAPEFEKPYYQELRRFLVREYRTATVYPDMYDIFNAFHYTPFHNVKVVIVGQDPYHGPGQAHGMAFSVRPGIPIPPSLQNIFTELERDLGIAPPEHGNLVPWALEGVFLLNAVLTVRRGEPGSHRGKGWERFTDRVIEILGEREDPIVFFLWGQDAQAKRSLIRNPRHLVLQASHPSPLSAHRGFFGSRPFSRANAFLRAVGKKEVDWRLPRTLAELEAYLAEREAPLRARGLLPSRPARRA; this is encoded by the coding sequence ATGCCCGTATTCGCCAACGACTGGCAGGATCTCTTGGCACCGGAGTTCGAGAAACCCTACTACCAGGAGCTCCGGCGGTTCCTCGTTCGCGAGTACCGCACGGCGACCGTGTATCCGGACATGTACGACATCTTTAACGCCTTCCACTATACGCCCTTTCACAACGTCAAGGTGGTCATCGTCGGGCAGGACCCGTACCACGGCCCTGGACAGGCCCACGGGATGGCGTTTTCCGTGCGTCCCGGGATTCCGATTCCCCCGTCGCTTCAGAACATCTTCACCGAACTCGAACGCGACCTGGGGATTGCCCCACCGGAGCACGGGAACCTCGTTCCGTGGGCGCTCGAGGGGGTTTTCCTTCTCAACGCCGTCCTCACCGTGCGGCGCGGCGAGCCCGGATCGCATCGAGGAAAGGGTTGGGAACGCTTCACCGACCGCGTGATCGAAATCCTCGGGGAACGGGAAGACCCTATCGTCTTTTTCCTCTGGGGGCAAGATGCGCAGGCTAAGCGCAGCCTCATCCGCAACCCCCGGCATTTGGTACTTCAGGCGTCCCACCCGAGCCCGCTTTCGGCCCACCGTGGGTTTTTCGGCTCCCGTCCCTTTTCTCGGGCCAACGCCTTTTTGCGCGCCGTAGGCAAAAAGGAAGTCGACTGGCGGCTGCCCCGGACTCTCGCCGAACTTGAGGCGTACCTGGCAGAGCGCGAAGCTCCGCTCCGCGCCCGGGGGCTTCTTCCCTCGCGCCCGGCACGTCGGGCGTAA
- a CDS encoding MGDG synthase family glycosyltransferase: MADLSQVLVLSASFGEGHRQASQAIREEILVHYPDAQVDILDYIQTINRAWNRVAQFFYIQGIKRTPGVYGFFYHHFNKIPMDSALSRGVSRLGLIVGGNKLLTYLERKRPQVVVHTFPTSAGAHGTLKEDGLDATPSVTLITDYAPHRQWLHRATDMYFVAAPKVREELVREGVPREKIRVTGIPVRQRFRQTYDPVAIRAKLGLAPDVPTVLVLGGAFGVSLQIVALAEYLAHFSDPVQLIFVTGRNHRLFEQLERALRGTEHPTLLFGFVEEIAEIMAAADFLVTKSGGLTTTEAVAMERPLLLLKPIPGQEKANADFFVEKGVAHVAETLEELKALSAMLLKYPQVLEEMRRRIVLLKRELAEVPLIDALREAADLGEVRRTTTKVKRRTSRA, translated from the coding sequence ATGGCCGACCTTTCTCAAGTGCTCGTCTTGAGCGCGAGTTTCGGAGAAGGGCACAGGCAGGCATCCCAGGCCATACGAGAAGAAATCCTCGTCCACTATCCGGACGCCCAGGTCGACATCCTGGACTACATCCAGACGATCAATCGGGCGTGGAACCGCGTGGCGCAGTTTTTTTACATCCAGGGGATCAAGCGGACGCCCGGCGTGTACGGGTTTTTCTACCACCACTTCAACAAGATTCCCATGGATTCCGCCCTCTCCCGCGGCGTATCCCGCCTCGGCCTCATCGTAGGAGGAAACAAACTCCTCACGTACTTGGAGCGCAAGCGCCCCCAAGTCGTCGTCCACACGTTCCCCACTTCGGCCGGGGCCCATGGGACGCTCAAGGAAGACGGGCTTGACGCTACGCCTTCCGTGACGCTCATTACGGACTACGCCCCCCACCGCCAGTGGCTTCACCGTGCCACGGACATGTACTTCGTCGCCGCTCCCAAGGTGCGGGAAGAGCTCGTACGCGAAGGGGTGCCGCGGGAGAAAATTCGCGTAACGGGGATCCCCGTTCGCCAGCGCTTTCGCCAAACCTACGACCCCGTGGCGATCCGGGCGAAGTTGGGCCTCGCGCCCGACGTTCCCACGGTCCTCGTCCTCGGCGGCGCATTCGGCGTTTCCCTACAGATCGTAGCCTTGGCGGAATACCTCGCCCACTTTTCCGACCCCGTCCAGCTCATCTTCGTCACCGGACGCAACCACCGCCTCTTCGAACAGCTCGAGCGGGCACTCCGGGGTACGGAACACCCGACACTCCTCTTTGGCTTTGTGGAGGAAATCGCCGAGATCATGGCGGCAGCGGATTTCCTCGTCACGAAGTCCGGCGGCCTCACCACGACGGAAGCCGTGGCGATGGAGCGCCCCCTCCTCCTCCTTAAGCCCATCCCCGGACAGGAGAAGGCCAATGCCGACTTCTTCGTGGAAAAGGGCGTCGCCCACGTGGCGGAGACGCTCGAAGAGCTCAAGGCCTTGAGCGCCATGCTCCTTAAGTACCCCCAAGTCTTGGAGGAGATGCGGCGGCGCATCGTCCTCCTCAAGCGCGAGCTTGCGGAAGTCCCCCTGATCGACGCCTTGCGAGAGGCCGCCGATCTTGGCGAGGTGCGGCGAACGACCACAAAGGTGAAGAGGAGGACCTCTCGTGCGTAA
- a CDS encoding heavy metal translocating P-type ATPase: protein MTVTKERPEVRVTSGPSGEPAARIGDEPRKEALRTPTWEVPPRGSAFTRIVRTLRENWSAYGELVLALTAGALMFLSLGLSFISKPLAMGAYVLTYVVGGYSKAKEAWTILREEHKLTVDALMFGAAIAAMAIGYPFEGAMLIFIFALSGALETISMARSRRDLSSLLSAAPTEATLLRDGREERISVEEIRPGMRLLVRPGEVVPVDGVIVEGETTINEATITGESVPADKGTGAEVFAGTLNIGGAVVVEATRRPEETVFAKIVRLVEAAQAEMPPAQRLIERIEGYYVYVVFGLTLFLIALLPTVFRMPFSEAVYKAIVFMVVASPCAVVASISPAVFSALSSASRHGVLVKGGGYLETLGKVRIVAFDKTGTLTFGRPRVTDVLPAPEVSEETLLEILATAESRSEHPIARAILAYADAKGVAYGAPDKLTAVAGQGILAEIAGQTYRIGNARHVSFHDLPAEERSLWEERVEDLAREGKSVVYIARDGKILGIVGLRDVLRPEARRTVQALKRMGIRVAMLTGDREAVARRIAEELGIDEVRAELLPQDKLAHVRALREAYGPIAMVGDGINDAPALAYADIGIAMGAAGTDVALETSDVVLMKDELERIPYAIALGRATMRIVKQNLLFAASVIVLLIGVNFGFTLPLPLGVVGHEGSTILVILNSLRLLGIRPATAVNAESV, encoded by the coding sequence ATGACGGTCACGAAAGAACGTCCCGAAGTTCGCGTAACTTCCGGTCCATCCGGAGAGCCCGCCGCTCGGATTGGGGACGAACCGCGAAAGGAAGCGCTCCGCACCCCGACGTGGGAAGTACCTCCCCGCGGCTCTGCCTTTACGCGCATCGTGCGGACGTTGCGCGAAAACTGGTCCGCCTACGGCGAGCTCGTGCTCGCACTTACGGCAGGCGCCCTCATGTTCCTTTCTCTCGGACTTTCCTTCATATCGAAGCCCCTGGCGATGGGCGCCTACGTCCTCACCTACGTTGTAGGGGGATACTCCAAGGCCAAGGAAGCCTGGACGATCCTCCGAGAGGAACATAAGCTCACCGTCGACGCCCTCATGTTCGGCGCGGCGATCGCTGCGATGGCCATCGGGTACCCGTTTGAAGGGGCGATGCTCATCTTCATCTTCGCCCTGTCGGGCGCTCTGGAGACGATTTCCATGGCCCGAAGCCGCCGCGACCTCTCTTCCCTCCTTTCCGCCGCGCCTACAGAGGCCACCCTCCTGCGGGACGGGCGGGAAGAACGCATCTCCGTCGAAGAGATTCGGCCGGGCATGCGCCTCCTCGTGCGCCCGGGTGAGGTCGTCCCCGTAGACGGCGTGATCGTGGAAGGTGAGACAACGATCAACGAGGCGACGATCACGGGAGAGTCCGTCCCGGCGGACAAGGGGACCGGTGCGGAAGTCTTCGCCGGTACGCTCAACATCGGCGGTGCCGTCGTCGTCGAGGCCACACGCCGTCCGGAGGAGACGGTCTTCGCCAAGATCGTCCGACTCGTCGAGGCCGCGCAGGCGGAGATGCCGCCGGCACAACGCCTCATCGAACGCATCGAAGGCTACTACGTGTACGTGGTCTTCGGCCTTACCCTCTTCCTCATCGCGCTCCTGCCCACGGTGTTCCGCATGCCGTTTTCCGAAGCGGTGTACAAGGCGATCGTGTTTATGGTCGTCGCCTCGCCCTGCGCCGTCGTGGCCTCCATCAGTCCGGCAGTCTTTTCCGCCCTCTCCAGCGCGTCTCGCCACGGCGTGCTCGTAAAGGGCGGCGGCTACCTCGAAACCTTGGGGAAGGTGCGCATTGTCGCCTTTGACAAGACGGGGACGCTCACCTTCGGACGGCCGCGGGTGACCGACGTCCTGCCGGCGCCGGAGGTTTCCGAAGAAACCCTCCTCGAGATCCTCGCCACGGCCGAGAGCCGTTCGGAGCACCCCATCGCCCGCGCAATCCTCGCCTACGCCGACGCGAAGGGCGTCGCTTACGGCGCGCCGGATAAGCTCACGGCGGTCGCAGGGCAGGGAATCCTCGCGGAAATCGCCGGGCAGACGTACCGCATCGGCAACGCCCGCCACGTGAGCTTCCACGACCTTCCCGCGGAAGAACGTTCCCTTTGGGAAGAGCGGGTGGAGGACCTTGCGCGAGAGGGGAAGAGCGTGGTATACATCGCACGGGACGGAAAGATCTTGGGTATCGTGGGCCTTCGGGACGTCCTGCGCCCCGAAGCCCGCCGGACCGTGCAGGCCCTAAAACGCATGGGAATCCGCGTGGCGATGCTCACGGGAGACCGGGAGGCGGTCGCCCGGCGCATTGCCGAGGAACTCGGGATCGACGAAGTTCGGGCAGAGCTCCTCCCGCAGGATAAGCTCGCCCACGTGCGCGCGTTGCGGGAAGCCTACGGCCCGATCGCCATGGTCGGCGACGGAATCAACGACGCCCCGGCGCTCGCCTACGCGGACATCGGGATTGCCATGGGCGCCGCAGGGACGGACGTGGCGTTGGAGACGTCGGACGTCGTCCTCATGAAAGACGAACTCGAGCGCATCCCCTACGCGATCGCCCTGGGCCGCGCCACGATGCGCATCGTCAAGCAAAACCTCCTCTTCGCCGCCTCGGTGATCGTGCTTCTCATCGGCGTGAACTTTGGATTCACCCTTCCCCTTCCCTTGGGCGTTGTCGGGCACGAGGGCTCTACAATTCTCGTGATCCTGAACAGCCTGCGCCTTCTCGGCATCCGCCCCGCCACCGCGGTGAACGCCGAATCCGTCTGA